Proteins found in one Phycodurus eques isolate BA_2022a chromosome 18, UOR_Pequ_1.1, whole genome shotgun sequence genomic segment:
- the ccnk gene encoding cyclin-K isoform X2, giving the protein MLKAGSAGPSSSSSSTVASPQPMKESKENAAGGQQAMLDHIKPCWYWDKKDLAHTPSQSEGLDPGTEARYRREGARFIFDVGTRLGLHYDTLATGIIYFHRFYMFHSFKQFPRYVTGACCLFLAGKVEETPKKCKDIIKTARSLLNDVQFAQFGDDPKEEVMVLERILLQTIKFDLQVEHPYMFLLRYVKQLKGEKNKVCKVLQMAWTFVNDSLCTMLSLQWEPEIIAVAVMYLAGRLCKFDIQEWTAKQSSRRWWEQFVQDVPVELLEDICHQILDLYSHGNKPIPQQLQDKERAAGVPAAPALTPAPPAAPPAAVPPPPPAKKTPPQGGSPARQLKRAHTSPKEEAKPPEQVGSKIPRLESPMPPLPTSQPPPDRKPAAPAPPAEAEPPSEAAPPPPHAPPPNQPHQPPPLPHRPPPPPPSNYIMSTTGSYMSGEGYQSLQSMMKTEAPAYAPPMPPAYAPPMPPYHVYPPPTAPPPAHPPPTGYPPPAMPPGYPPPGYTNYPPPPHMPPPGIGLPPAGYPPPPVPQGQPQVPLPPPPGMPMTRGGWMR; this is encoded by the exons ATGTTGAAG GCGGGCAGCGCGGGcccatcctcttcctcctcctccacggtGGCCTCCCCTCAGCCGATGAAGGAGTCCAAAGAAAACGCGGCGGGGGGCCAGCAGGCCATGTTGGACCACATCAAGCCGTGCTGGTACTGGGACAAGAAGGATTTGGCGCACACGCCCTCTCAGTCCGAAGGCCTGGACCCGGGAACGGAAGCCCGCTACCGCAGAGAGGGGGCCCGCTTCATATTCGACGTGGGCACCCGACTCGGCCT ACATTACGACACGCTGGCGACGGGCATCATCTACTTCCACCGCTTCTACATGTTTCACTCTTTCAAGCAGTTCCCCAGATAT GTGACGGGCGCTTGTTGTCTCTTTCTGGCGGGCAAAGTGGAGGAAACGCCCAAAAAGTGTAAAGACATCATCAAGACGGCGCGCAGTCTGCTCAACGACGTGCAGTTCGCGCAGTTTGGAGACGACCCCAAG GAGGAGGTGATGGTGTTGGAGCGAATCCTGCTGCAAACGATCAAGTTCGATCTGCAGGTGGAGCACCCGTACATGTTCCTGCTGCGATATGTCAAGCAGCTCAAAG GCGAGAAGAACAAAGTGTGCAAGGTTCTCCAGATGGCGTGGACCTTTGTCAATGACAG CCTGTGCACCATGCTGTCGCTGCAGTGGGAGCCGGAGATCATCGCGGTGGCCGTCATGTACCTGGCCGGCCGCCTGTGCAAGTTCGACATCCAGGAGTGGACGGCCAAGCAGTCGTCCCGCCGCTGGTGGGAGCAATTCGTGCAGGACGTCCCCGTGGAGCTTCTGGAAG ACATCTGCCACCAGATCCTGGACCTGTACTCCCACGGCAACAAGCCCATCCCCCAGCAGTTGCAGGACAAGGAGCGGGCGGCCGGCGTGCCCGCCGCCCCCGCCCTGACTCCCGCCCCTCCGGCGGCGCCGCCGGCCGCCGTCCCGCCCCCGCCGCCGGCCAAGAAGACGCCCCCTCAGGGCGGCAGCCCCGCGCGCCAACTCAAGCGGGCACAC ACCTCCCCCAAGGAAGAAGCCAAGCCCCCAG AACAAGTTGGATCAAAGATTCCTCGGCTGGAGAGCCCCATGCCGCCGCTGCCCACCTCGCAGCCGCCCCCGG ACCGCAAACCCGCCGCACCCGCCCCGCCCGCCGAAGCGGAACCCCCGAGCGAAGcggcccccccgccccctcacgCGCCGCCGCCCAACCAGCCCCACCAGCCCCCGCCCCTCCCCCATCGcccccccccgccgccgccctccAACTACATCATGTCCACCACTGGCTCGTACATGTCGGGCGAGGGCTACCAGAGCCTGCAGTCCATGATGAAGACCGAGGCGCCCGCCTACGCGCCCCCAATGCCGCCCGCGTACGCCCCCCCTATGCCACCCTACCACGTCTACCCGCCGCCCACGGCCCCGCCGCCGGCGCATCCTCCGCCTACTGGCTACCCGCCGCCCGCGATGCCGCCCGGCTACCCTCCGCCAGGCTACACCAACTACCCTCCGCCGCCGCACATGCCCCCGCCCGGCATCGGCCTTCCCCCGGCCGGGTACCCGCCTCCGCCTGTGCCGCAAGGCCAGCCGCAGGTGCCCCTGCCCCCGCCGCCCGGCATGCCCATGACCCGAGGCGGGTGGATGAGATGA
- the ccnk gene encoding cyclin-K isoform X1 — protein MLKQAGSAGPSSSSSSTVASPQPMKESKENAAGGQQAMLDHIKPCWYWDKKDLAHTPSQSEGLDPGTEARYRREGARFIFDVGTRLGLHYDTLATGIIYFHRFYMFHSFKQFPRYVTGACCLFLAGKVEETPKKCKDIIKTARSLLNDVQFAQFGDDPKEEVMVLERILLQTIKFDLQVEHPYMFLLRYVKQLKGEKNKVCKVLQMAWTFVNDSLCTMLSLQWEPEIIAVAVMYLAGRLCKFDIQEWTAKQSSRRWWEQFVQDVPVELLEDICHQILDLYSHGNKPIPQQLQDKERAAGVPAAPALTPAPPAAPPAAVPPPPPAKKTPPQGGSPARQLKRAHTSPKEEAKPPEQVGSKIPRLESPMPPLPTSQPPPDRKPAAPAPPAEAEPPSEAAPPPPHAPPPNQPHQPPPLPHRPPPPPPSNYIMSTTGSYMSGEGYQSLQSMMKTEAPAYAPPMPPAYAPPMPPYHVYPPPTAPPPAHPPPTGYPPPAMPPGYPPPGYTNYPPPPHMPPPGIGLPPAGYPPPPVPQGQPQVPLPPPPGMPMTRGGWMR, from the exons ATGTTGAAG CAGGCGGGCAGCGCGGGcccatcctcttcctcctcctccacggtGGCCTCCCCTCAGCCGATGAAGGAGTCCAAAGAAAACGCGGCGGGGGGCCAGCAGGCCATGTTGGACCACATCAAGCCGTGCTGGTACTGGGACAAGAAGGATTTGGCGCACACGCCCTCTCAGTCCGAAGGCCTGGACCCGGGAACGGAAGCCCGCTACCGCAGAGAGGGGGCCCGCTTCATATTCGACGTGGGCACCCGACTCGGCCT ACATTACGACACGCTGGCGACGGGCATCATCTACTTCCACCGCTTCTACATGTTTCACTCTTTCAAGCAGTTCCCCAGATAT GTGACGGGCGCTTGTTGTCTCTTTCTGGCGGGCAAAGTGGAGGAAACGCCCAAAAAGTGTAAAGACATCATCAAGACGGCGCGCAGTCTGCTCAACGACGTGCAGTTCGCGCAGTTTGGAGACGACCCCAAG GAGGAGGTGATGGTGTTGGAGCGAATCCTGCTGCAAACGATCAAGTTCGATCTGCAGGTGGAGCACCCGTACATGTTCCTGCTGCGATATGTCAAGCAGCTCAAAG GCGAGAAGAACAAAGTGTGCAAGGTTCTCCAGATGGCGTGGACCTTTGTCAATGACAG CCTGTGCACCATGCTGTCGCTGCAGTGGGAGCCGGAGATCATCGCGGTGGCCGTCATGTACCTGGCCGGCCGCCTGTGCAAGTTCGACATCCAGGAGTGGACGGCCAAGCAGTCGTCCCGCCGCTGGTGGGAGCAATTCGTGCAGGACGTCCCCGTGGAGCTTCTGGAAG ACATCTGCCACCAGATCCTGGACCTGTACTCCCACGGCAACAAGCCCATCCCCCAGCAGTTGCAGGACAAGGAGCGGGCGGCCGGCGTGCCCGCCGCCCCCGCCCTGACTCCCGCCCCTCCGGCGGCGCCGCCGGCCGCCGTCCCGCCCCCGCCGCCGGCCAAGAAGACGCCCCCTCAGGGCGGCAGCCCCGCGCGCCAACTCAAGCGGGCACAC ACCTCCCCCAAGGAAGAAGCCAAGCCCCCAG AACAAGTTGGATCAAAGATTCCTCGGCTGGAGAGCCCCATGCCGCCGCTGCCCACCTCGCAGCCGCCCCCGG ACCGCAAACCCGCCGCACCCGCCCCGCCCGCCGAAGCGGAACCCCCGAGCGAAGcggcccccccgccccctcacgCGCCGCCGCCCAACCAGCCCCACCAGCCCCCGCCCCTCCCCCATCGcccccccccgccgccgccctccAACTACATCATGTCCACCACTGGCTCGTACATGTCGGGCGAGGGCTACCAGAGCCTGCAGTCCATGATGAAGACCGAGGCGCCCGCCTACGCGCCCCCAATGCCGCCCGCGTACGCCCCCCCTATGCCACCCTACCACGTCTACCCGCCGCCCACGGCCCCGCCGCCGGCGCATCCTCCGCCTACTGGCTACCCGCCGCCCGCGATGCCGCCCGGCTACCCTCCGCCAGGCTACACCAACTACCCTCCGCCGCCGCACATGCCCCCGCCCGGCATCGGCCTTCCCCCGGCCGGGTACCCGCCTCCGCCTGTGCCGCAAGGCCAGCCGCAGGTGCCCCTGCCCCCGCCGCCCGGCATGCCCATGACCCGAGGCGGGTGGATGAGATGA